The Fusarium keratoplasticum isolate Fu6.1 chromosome 4, whole genome shotgun sequence genome contains the following window.
TTGTCATTTCAGTTTGAAGACGCTTTATATTACACAGCGCAACCATTCCGCTACTATCGGCTACACAGTCTCTCACATTGACCTCCGTCAATATGTCGGAGCAGGGGGGAGGACAGGGTTCGAGCCAGGTTCAGAATCAGTCCCAGAATGAAGGTCGAGCATCAGGATCGAGAGGGGGCTCACGTGGTGGACGTCGTAGGGGAAGAGGTGGCCGGAACCGCGGTCAAGGGAATCAATCCACCACATCAGGCTCCCGAGGTGGTAGAAACGCCGCCTCTCAGGCCACCGCTGCTGATGGTACTGATGCTACACCTTCAACCACACCCCAGGTGGAGCAGCCCGCCTCTTCCGCACCTGAAAGTTCAGCATCATCTAGAGGCCGACGGAATCGGCGCGGTCAGCGAGGCGGTTCTCACGGTTCAGAGaaccgaggaagaggaggattcCGCGTGGGACCTCATCGGCAATTCGGTGGCCGCTTGACCACCACAACGGAAGAACCGGCTCAAGCAACTTCCCAGGATCAGTCATTGAGTGCAGACGCTCCCGAGTTTGTCCCCGGGCAACCCGTTGCTCCACGAAGGTAGGCTTTGCTTAACCGTATCACAACACGCCCACTTATGCTGACCATCTCAGTGCACCGGAGTCAAGCTCGGCTCAGTCTCAGCCTCCGACCCAGCCGCGCTCTAAGGGAGGTCGATCTCGGTCTGATCGGAAACAGGGGAGGCCAAAGCAGGACGTTCCTAAGTCGACTGCCTCCGACCTTTGGCAACGGATCCAGGAGGACATTAGCAACTGGAACTACGAATGCCGAATCTGCGCCGATGACGTTACCCGCAAAAGTTATGTCTGGTCGTGCACCATTTGCTGGACCGTCGTCCATCTCAAGTGTGCTCATCAATGGTGGAGCACCTCGATGAAGGTGGACGAGGCCACCGGCGATAAGTCATGGCGTTGTCCCGGTTGCAACTCAAGCCTGACTGGCGAGCCCGGTGATTATCAGTGTTGGTGCGGCAAAGATCTCAACCCCAGTCACAACAGCCTCTTGCCCCCTCACTCATGTGGACAGACATGTTCTAAACCACGGACGACTTGCTCACATCCCTGTACCCTTCAGTGCCATCCTGGGCCCTGTCCACCTTGCAATGTGCTAAGCCCTCCCGAGCCTTGCTACTGTGGTAAGCACACGCTTCGCAAGAATTGCAGAGATACCGACTACTACAACGGTTGGAGTTGCCGAGAGCCATGTGGCGATTTGCTATCTTGTGGAGAGCACGAATGCTCGCAGATCTGCCACCCAGGTGTCTGTGGAACCTGCGAGGTGGCAGTGAAGGCTAGGTGCTATTGTGGACGagttgagaaggagatggaaTGCTTCAAGCAGGATGAGGTCTGCGACTCCTACGATCCTACCAACGATTCTTGGTTCCAGGGCTCTTTCAGCTGCGAAAATTCCTGCGGAAGGGCCTACGACTGTGGAATTCATCGCTGTGAGACGTCTTGTCACCCACAGGATGAGCTTCCGGCTCACTGCCCCTTCTCCCCGGACGTGGTAACCCATTGTCCTTGCGGAAAGACACCGCTCAAGGATCTCGTGGACCACCCGCGCCAATCTTGCGAGGAGCATATTCCTCACTGCGAGAGAGTCtgcgagaagaagctcaagtgTGGCCACACATGCCAGTCATTGTGTCACACTGGAGATTGTGACCCTTGTATGCAGGTCATGGATATAGATTGTCGGTGTGGCCGAGTCACCGCCCCGTCCATCTGCCATGAGGGGGATATCCAACACCCCCTGTGCTTCAAGGTGTGTCAGGCAACTCGGAACTGCGGGCGGCATCGATGTGGAGAGCACTGCTGCCCGGGTGAAAAGAAGGCAGCGCAGAGGGTCGcccagcagaagaagcagcgTTCTGGTGTCGACTCTATTCAGGTTGAAGCTGAGCACATCTGTGTTCAGGTCTGTGGAAGGCCACTCAAGTGTGGTAGCCACTTCTGTGAGCAGCTCTGCCATCGTGGAGCTTGCCAGAGCTGTCCTGAAGCTGTATGGACCGAGATCAGCTGCAACTGCGGTGCAACGGttcttcagcctcctcaaccctGTGGGACTCGCCAGCCATATTGCACATCAAAGTGCAGGCGCCAGACCGCTTGTGGTCATCCCTCTGTTGAGCATCAGTGTCATCCTGATGACGTTGAATGCCCTCCTTGCGCCTATCTAACTGAGAAGGTATGCGCCTGTGGGAAGACGACTTTTCACAACAAGCcttgccatctccaacagGTTCACTGCGGCGAGATCTGTGGGCAGAAGCTTCAATGCGGGTAGGTTTATCATTGCCCTTGAAAAGATCTATTGATACTGACCTTGTATAGTCTTCACACCTGTAGGAAGCTTTGCCACCGCCCTGGAGAGTGCGGCGATGCTCGAGAGGGCTGCGAGCAAGTCTGTGGAAAGACGAAACTGCTCTGCAATCACACTTGCCAGAATGTCTGCCATGGCCAGACTCGTAAGTGTTCAAATAAACCTGCATAATGTATAAACTAACACGAGGATAGCCTGCAACGAGTCTACTGCCTgccagaagaagatggtTGTCCAGTGCCCCTGCGGTAACTACAAAAAGGAGTTCAAGTGCCTCACGAGCACCAGCAACCCGACTCCAAGCCGCCCAGAGCTTAGATGCGACGAAGAATGTGAACGCCTGGACCGTAACCGTCGCCTTGCCGCAGCTCTCAACATCGATCCTGCGTCACACACCAACGACCATGTCCCCTTCTCAGACAACACGCTGAAGCTGTACAAGCAGTTCCCCTCTTGGGGCGACAGCCAGGAACGACATTTCCGCGTCTTTGCTGCTAACCCAGATGAGGTTCGTCTCCGATATGAGCCCATGCGTAATGAGTCCCGCCAGTTCTTGCACCTCCTGGCTGAAGACTTTGGCCTCGAGAGCAAGAGCGAGGATTATGGTTCGAATCGATCTGTCGTTGTCTGGAAGACGGACAAGTTCGTATCTGCTCCGCCCAAGACGCTCGCCCAGTGTGTCAAGATCCGTGCCGCTCAGGCTGCCGaagccgctgccgctgcggcCCTTCGTCCCCCGAGCCCACCCCCCTTTGATAGCGAGCCTTTCAACAGCATGGTCCTCACCGAGCCTCGCTTTGGTCTGACCATTGACGAAGTCACAACCGCACTCGCTTCAGACCTTGCATCCCTGCAGGGCTTCTCGTTCAAGACTGACTTCCTTAACGATGAGGTTCTCATCAAGGCTACTGCGCAGTACTCAGCCTTCCTCACACCCGCCCCAGTCGAAAAGAGCCTTGCTGCTCTGAAGCCACGCATCGAGCAGACGATCCGCAGCCAGAAGCTCGCCGAGGGTGTGCTGCTCTGCCACTCGGACGACAAGGGCGCCGTCACCCGCCGCGAGGTACTCCGCCGACCGGGCGCAGGGGGATGGAGCGCCGTGGCTGGGCGGGCGGCGTCCAAgcccacctcctcctcttccacgcCGGCGCCCGAGGACTCGATCAAGCCCGGCCGCAAGCTGCTCGGGcttaagaagaagaagccacaGCAGCCCGAGGCGGGCAAAGTGTGGGCGGCACTTGATGGGGATGTAGAATGCTAGGACTAGTAGCAAAGCATGTTTCCAAGGCTAGGTCAATTCAATAACTATGAGTCTAAATCATGTCTATCACCGTCTTGGTATTGTCAAAGTGTCAGTCGTATCTGTTGTGACATGCTCCCAACATTTCCATGGCCTTTCCATTTAGACCCAGGACCAAATAGCTGGTAGCCAATACCAAGTAATCAATGACAAGAAAGCCACCAGGTCAAAGCTGTTGAGCCTGTGCTTTTGCTTTTAGACCTTTGCAACTAGCATCGTAATCCGAGACACAATGTCACCTCCAAGAGTTAGTTTGGCGTCACGAGAGCAATGTATAGGAGGATCACATGGGAGATAATCCCCACCACACGAGAACGTAAAGTTGGTCAATGTTTCATTAATTTCCAGGTTTCTTCTATGGAAGCGGACAAATATGCAAATTCGTGTGTTGTTgtacatgatgatgatgatgatgatgatgatggatgctggGTAGGACTTCTTTTTTTGCGCAACAAAAACAAAGACGGAGGGTATCATTCAATCGTGAGTGTATGCATGCATGCTGTATGTGATGTTTCCCTTACTCGGACCCCGAGGTGATGATGTGCGTGGAAAGATCTACGGGAACACCCCGACCTATATGCGTGTCTTCTCCCGTGGTGAGTCGCCTGTCACCTCGGCGATGAAATCTGACATGGCCTCGAAGTAACCTTCTTCGAGAACGCTCGAGTTGTGGTCACCACCGGGCAGGGGCTTCCACCGCTTGGTGGGTGCCGTGGAGATCTCGTACAGTTGCTTCATGTGCCGTGGTCTGTAAGCTAACGTTAGCCTATGTTCCGGCTTGCATCGTTGGCGACTAAAGCGGAAGGATGGGTTGAATCGTCAGGGAATATTTGCTTTCTTATCAAGACCACGAGGGTTCATCTTTTGTGGGTGATGCAAATTTGATCATCACAGGATCAAGTAGTGGTTGGAGTGTGCGGATAGAGGGAGAACTTACGGGACGATCTCATCCTGCAAGCCACTGATGAAGAGGGTCGGCACCTTGTTGATACTGGGTAGTATCGACTCGCTGGGCCAGACCTGGTGGCATAGCAGGGTGAGGTATTTGGCAGGAGGCACAACGGAAGGGATAAGCTTCCGGATGGAGAGAAACGTGTTCTCGAGGATCAGGCCTGTAATAGCACCCGAGTCCTGGTTCTTGGCCACCAGCTTGATGCTGACGGCACCCCCCAGGCTCTGACCGTAGACGATGAGCTTGTGATCTCGTGTCTCGGCCCGCTGCCGAAGATAGTTCAGCCCCGTTTGAGCGTCAATGTTCAAACCAGACTCGTCGGGCTCGCCGGTCGAAGAGCCGTAGCCTCTATACTCCAGCATAAACACATTGCAACCAATATAGTTGATGATCATGCGAGCAATGGGTAATCGGTGGCCGATGTTCCCAGCATTCCCATGAAACATCAAAATGGTGACATTGGAGTTCTTGTGGCCACGAGGGCCCCGGATGTAGTAGGCcgagagcttctcgccatcgtcggtTGGGATATACAACTCCTCGAAGTTTTTGATGCCAAAGTCAGAAGGTTTGGGAACGTCGGAGCGAGAGTTTGCGGGAATGTGGCTCGGATAAATCAATGCCCTAATGCAAGCGAGAGAAGCTGGGTTAGCGCGGGGGACGGCATGATGATGTTGCGGGTCGGAGAGTGGATAGAGACGAGCGGAGGAGAACGGAAGAGTAGCAGTCAATGGATGGATATACGAACTTTTGCTTAAAGTACAGCAGCGAGGTGAGGACGGCGGCGATGCCCTGTAAAGTTGCGCACGGCGTGGTCAGCTCATGTGGACTTGGACGTAGCGGGACTGGGACCTGCATTCAGGCGGATGGACGACGGCTTGCTGCGGAGTCGACGTACCGTGGAAGCCAACGCGGGCAGACGCATGTAGCCGGCGACCGACGTCAGTATCGACACGGTCTGCTCGAGGTAGCTGGACGAGGTTGGCGACGGAGGAGGGTTGGAGCTGGCCATGTTTGTTCGGCCGGTTTTGCTGGGCATTACAATGGATAGACACAAACGAACAAGCCAGGGGTAACGGCTGCGAGGGTCCAAAATGCGGTGACCCAGGGCAAGCCTCCCCAAaaggacaagagagagagcgGTGGAGGGTTAAGGAGACGATGGCCGTTGGGGCCTTTTGCTCGACAATAAGATGGCAGCCTAACAAGGGAAAACGTGTAGTTGCTGCGGACGAGGCGTAGGACAGACAACAGCTGATTCCGATGCAGGCCTATCCCAAGTTTGCATGCATGCAGACAGTGGCCGGGAGTTGAAGCTATCCAACGGAGAGGTTCGGAGGACgaaggttggtgatggaggcagCGTCCgtgtcgtcgttgttgttggggaagaagagaaagaaggacAGAATGAATGAGCGGAGTGTTGGGCGAAAGGATTGATTGCCGAGCTAGTAGGCGATGCCAATAGTAGCTATTTCTTTCTCATAGGCCCTAACTGCAAAAAACAAAGGTGAATATCTCTCGATGGACCTCTGAACCCTGCCGTCTATCTCGGGAGCGATCCCACTTAAGGTAGTCCCATGCAGGAGCGCGACATGGGGCTCGCAGTGAGGACAAGACAGGACAAGACGAGAcggtcggcggcggcgaggtcGGAGGCGAGCCGAGGCTGAAGCCGTACAAGGCGCgtgggatgggatgatgTTGGAGGACGACTTTGACAGACAGTGGTCCAAAAGGGGACGTTGAAGAAAGGCGGAGCAGGGGTCGGAGTATAGGTATAGTAGGGACGGAGAGTATCGCTGGTCTTGGAGGTTATGGTGGAGTTGAGTCGGACCTGGTCGTCTCACGAGGTGGAGAGGGATCTGTCCAGAATCGAAGGTTtcgagaaagaagagggacGGGCAGAAGGTAAGAGGGAGGGAGCTTGTTGCCTGTTGGCAATCCCCCAGAGTCCGACGAATTCGAGCACGAGCACGACCCGACCACCTCAACAATGAGAGCACGGAGGAGAGAGATTGGAAGGCTCCTATCCTCCATCTTGCTCGTTATTGGTGGGGCACGGATGATCTCAGCTCGGTGAGgtggggagaggggagaTGATGCTACTGAGTAGTACATGCTCGACATACGCAACAGAGGTAACGGTAAGCGTTAGCTCCGCGGCCAAGGTACCCGGACCGCCAGGCCATCTCAGGTACCCGTGTGCCCTCTGCGCCCCTTACCTGACGCTCACGGGATCCCCCATCAATGAAGCTGACACACCAGGCGAAACAGGCACAGCTCGAGCCATCCCCTCCGCCAAACGGGatcgacgagacgagacaactccaggtttattattatccGTAAGATGCTGCGTATTACGTGGGCGCCTGAGTTTTCCTACATGGTGGGATGTGGTGCAATGCCATGGCGGCAGTGACAATGACGGACGGACTGACTGACAGATAAGGAGGGGGCCGGCGGGTTGTGTGCAACGGCTGCCAGGGGACTCATTGCGATGATGTCGGTGGAAATGAGCACGGCACGCCATTTCCTAGCTAGGAAGCTTCTAGGAAGAAACGAACGAGCTTCTCCACGACACCAACAAAGCTCAGAACACCGCAGTTCAGCGCCAACATGAGGACGGACGGACCAAGGGGCAGTCGTCCAATGGAAGCAACCTCATCTCGCTCAGCCGTTCATCCGAGAGAGATCTTGATATGTGCGACCACCTCGTGTTATTCTCGTGTGTCTCCCCGGATCCTGAAAGGTCTCTGAGTCAAACGTGACGGAGGAGAGCGACAAGGGGATGGGGAGAGGAGTACGCGATGTGACTGCCATTGGCGACTTGTCAAGCGTGCAATCGTGGCATTGACATGTCACGGCCTGCGCCCCTGATTTCTGGCCCGGCGGAATTGGGCTAACGTGCGTGGCCTGCATAAGGGCATGTATAAACGACAGCCGTACCCCAAAGCCCAGGTCCGAGACCTCGGGAGGCCAAGGGGGGCGGGCTGGTTGTGCTGCGCTTGCTCTGTGTCGGCGATGAAACAGCATCTCACCTCTTCTGCAGCAGTCATCACATCTGGCCCGCGCGTGGGGGTTCTTCGCTTCTTGAATGTTATACACGGAACAATTAAACAGAGGGACCGAACAAACCTCGACGAGGAATGCGGATAGCGGGAATTGGGGTCCTTTTGCTTGTTGTCCCGGTTTCTTGCGCTCTTCTCGTCCCATTGTGTGAGTCTCAATAAAAATCTGAACGCCTTCTCCATTCCTCAGCTGTGTCGTGTTGAGCATCAATCCCACAACCGCATGCCCGTCTCGTGCTGTCGATCCAGGGATATCCCCTGAAACACGCCTCACCTTGGCTCTTCCGCGCGCACCGCCCCGGCGTTAGCCTCTTTGTGGTGAGCTTCTTTGGGGCATAGCTCAGAGAGCTAAGGCGACCACGGGACCGTTGGAAATAACGCCGCATCTTGACGGGGTCCCTGAGAGGGATAGAGAGCCCACTCAGGTACGGGTCCAGAGAGCTGGCAAGGGAAGCAAAATCAGACTCGTCGTTCTCTTTCTGGTGATGCAGGTAAATGAACCCGGttgtgtcttgtcttgtcacCCTGCGAAGGTGGGGTACCGACGGGAGGCGGCATGACGGCCTCGTGGGCGTGGATAGTTCATGGTCAAATACCAGCCAGGAGGATAGTTTTATGCAAGGGGCCAAGGTATGCGATTGAACTTTGTCATGGTAGTCAGATGGACTTTGACTTTTGTTGTTATTGTTTCGCGGACGGTTGAAAGCATATTTCGCTTCTAGGCCCTCGCAAGGCCCCGTGCATCGATTGGTTCAACCAATTTATGCATGTATGCTCCGGCTGTGGCCGCCGGCGGCTACGGAGGGATATGTCGTCGGAGGCCGGAGCCCGTCGAAGATGGACCGGAAGAGGCGACCTGCCACGTCCGTTGTCGAGATCGATCCAGAAgctgcccctccatccagACCGGGATGCCCGCCAGCAGACAGACAGGTCCCCCTCTCTCAGCCTCTGTCAGATCAAGCAAGATGCAAAaattttctttcttttttctcccCGTGTTTGCTGTCACTGCTTCTGCCCTGCCCCGCCGCAAAATGGTTACTGAAGCTGTCTTGACTCCACGGCCCCTCCTGCTCCCCCTTGTAAGTCGGTTCCCTTTTGGCTCGGGGGACCCATTGAAGCGCTGCCGCTTTGAGGCCCCTCGCCTGGAGTGGACAATTGCAGACAAATCAGAGCGTGATCTGGTGGGCGAgaaaagatgaaggaggaacAGTCAAATCCATCCAACTGGTCAGGCACAGCACACCCATCGCTGCGAAACATGCATTGCAATGGCGCGTGGTTGATCTCCAATATCGAGCGCCTCGTTTTGCGACGAGTCAATTGGAGCTGGACATCCATAACACATAAGCGCGCCACGGTCCAGGGGGGGCCATAGGGTTTTTGCTGCAACCACCCTCTGACGGTTCCTGTCACGCCTTCTGACAAGTGATTGACAAACGGGCGGGCATTCCCCTCGAGCTTCCGCGAGATGGGCATGGAAGTCAAGTCTCCAATCATCGACCCATGGGCCCGGGCTTGTCATGACTGGCGGCATTGATCAGTGTCCTGCCGTGGTGCCATTCAGCCAATGGTGACGTCGCCTCACACGAGTTTCGAAGGAATGCCGGGCTGGGCTAGCGCTCGCTCGCTCACACTCACACTCAACCCAGCGTCTGCCAGGGCGAGCGATGAGACTCCAGGGcgcatcagcagcagcatcatcatcatcagggTTCTGCTAATTCGGGTAGTGTAATGGCAAAGCGTCCAATCAGTGTCTTCTGGGCGTCGCCGGAGCAGCGCCCTGACACACACTGATAGGCTGAGACATGACTGGGGTTGTCCAACCAGACGTCCGTGTTTTGGATGTTGCTTGAAAGGAGGCTTCTCCTGGGCTGGTTCTGTTTGGTGCGTGTTGCATGTGTGTTGTCTCTCTGGTGTTGGTGCTCGTGCTGGCGCTCGTGCTGGTGAtgagccatccatccatctcacgCCAGAACATTGGATGTCCTAATTTTGGCCCTGGATGCAACGCGACGCCCACGCATTGGATCTTATGCTGTGTTGTGCAAGTTCCTGAGCTGTTCGTTGGCTCTTGTTGAGTTGTTGCTGTAGGTTCGTTCTTGCCCTTACAGGCCTTTGTTTGGCTGGTACGTCAGTAGTTTCATCTGCCGCATCCACCTCAGCCGCcctcttttatttttttttttttctccgTCACCcacatcctctccttctccttcaaccacaacaacaacatcaacatcaacaaatACCGGTTCGCTGATCTTCACGAACCAGTTCGTTCGCTTGTTGactccccctccccctccttctCACATTCTGGAGCCATCCTAATTAAACCTGCGATCACACGCCACCGTTCCCGCCCACTACCCgcgcctccatcatcacgCTACGGCCAACAACACGCTTGCTTTGGACCAAGCCAGAGATCCCGCCGCCGCAACAACCGTGCCCTCGGAAGCTCGACCAGAACCCTGGCTCGCTCGCCCTGCCCGCCCTGCCCTGGCTTGCAAGCCCCTCCACCTGACTTGGGgctctctcatctcatctctctcgcTATCTCGCTATCTCTTGTCCCGCCCGCCCCTCCATCCAAACTCGTGCTATCGTCGTCAAACTTGACTTTCCGCCTTTTCTCCCGTCCTGTCTTGACCTGGGCGTCGCATTCCTCTGCCCCTCTCAAGTGCTTCGCCTCGCTCATTTTTTGCTGCTCTCTGCTCGTCGCCTTAT
Protein-coding sequences here:
- a CDS encoding Hydrolase-4 domain-containing protein, encoding MPSKTGRTNMASSNPPPSPTSSSYLEQTVSILTSVAGYMRLPALASTGIAAVLTSLLYFKQKALIYPSHIPANSRSDVPKPSDFGIKNFEELYIPTDDGEKLSAYYIRGPRGHKNSNVTILMFHGNAGNIGHRLPIARMIINYIGCNVFMLEYRGYGSSTGEPDESGLNIDAQTGLNYLRQRAETRDHKLIVYGQSLGGAVSIKLVAKNQDSGAITGLILENTFLSIRKLIPSVVPPAKYLTLLCHQVWPSESILPSINKVPTLFISGLQDEIVPPRHMKQLYEISTAPTKRWKPLPGGDHNSSVLEEGYFEAMSDFIAEVTGDSPREKTRI
- a CDS encoding R3H domain-containing protein; translation: MSEQGGGQGSSQVQNQSQNEGRASGSRGGSRGGRRRGRGGRNRGQGNQSTTSGSRGGRNAASQATAADGTDATPSTTPQVEQPASSAPESSASSRGRRNRRGQRGGSHGSENRGRGGFRVGPHRQFGGRLTTTTEEPAQATSQDQSLSADAPEFVPGQPVAPRSAPESSSAQSQPPTQPRSKGGRSRSDRKQGRPKQDVPKSTASDLWQRIQEDISNWNYECRICADDVTRKSYVWSCTICWTVVHLKCAHQWWSTSMKVDEATGDKSWRCPGCNSSLTGEPGDYQCWCGKDLNPSHNSLLPPHSCGQTCSKPRTTCSHPCTLQCHPGPCPPCNVLSPPEPCYCGKHTLRKNCRDTDYYNGWSCREPCGDLLSCGEHECSQICHPGVCGTCEVAVKARCYCGRVEKEMECFKQDEVCDSYDPTNDSWFQGSFSCENSCGRAYDCGIHRCETSCHPQDELPAHCPFSPDVVTHCPCGKTPLKDLVDHPRQSCEEHIPHCERVCEKKLKCGHTCQSLCHTGDCDPCMQVMDIDCRCGRVTAPSICHEGDIQHPLCFKVCQATRNCGRHRCGEHCCPGEKKAAQRVAQQKKQRSGVDSIQVEAEHICVQVCGRPLKCGSHFCEQLCHRGACQSCPEAVWTEISCNCGATVLQPPQPCGTRQPYCTSKCRRQTACGHPSVEHQCHPDDVECPPCAYLTEKVCACGKTTFHNKPCHLQQVHCGEICGQKLQCGLHTCRKLCHRPGECGDAREGCEQVCGKTKLLCNHTCQNVCHGQTPCNESTACQKKMVVQCPCGNYKKEFKCLTSTSNPTPSRPELRCDEECERLDRNRRLAAALNIDPASHTNDHVPFSDNTLKLYKQFPSWGDSQERHFRVFAANPDEVRLRYEPMRNESRQFLHLLAEDFGLESKSEDYGSNRSVVVWKTDKFVSAPPKTLAQCVKIRAAQAAEAAAAAALRPPSPPPFDSEPFNSMVLTEPRFGLTIDEVTTALASDLASLQGFSFKTDFLNDEVLIKATAQYSAFLTPAPVEKSLAALKPRIEQTIRSQKLAEGVLLCHSDDKGAVTRREVLRRPGAGGWSAVAGRAASKPTSSSSTPAPEDSIKPGRKLLGLKKKKPQQPEAGKVWAALDGDVEC